A single Cottoperca gobio chromosome 3, fCotGob3.1, whole genome shotgun sequence DNA region contains:
- the LOC115025701 gene encoding LOW QUALITY PROTEIN: caprin-1-like (The sequence of the model RefSeq protein was modified relative to this genomic sequence to represent the inferred CDS: deleted 1 base in 1 codon) translates to MPSAMVGNNAVQSAIPDLGNGSNSEAMKQVLAVIDKKVRNMEKKKSKLDDCQARKSKGEQLNQDQLDSLTKYQEITYNLDFARELQKSFMALGQEIQKAVKKTVRREQLQREEMEQQRLKTVLELQFLLDQLGDESVRMDLKRPDATGSPLLSDADLTSLDELYKLVGPDRNYDIRLTDQYEEASVHLWELLEGRDKAVAGTTYKSLKDTLDKVLLSGYFDRAQSHQNGTCEEEEEQEEQTVVAESNAGMQPSVPEVTATEKYTEPIQVETTEFVNRQFIPETSYSSTDQDQVEEWTVEAQMVNSLQHQPPAQLASEPTVTVNHGSPPPGADPVVRKQVVQDLMAQMQGTYNFMQDSILEFDGQALDPAIVAAQPMKPVQTVDLQQMGCPSTLSESRLPQTSSVSAPQESSQASMCVSSEQSPSPCSLSSAFPPVSKPTHTGGINVNAAPFQSVQAVFNLNAPVPPATDGQADPLKQPSQFPGGYGQGFSSQSESTVVQPDIPQETLQSVVGAFQPQDQVMPSAGGHEESSPGAGFGQSGQSFYNSRAVPRGGPRNSRGMMNGYRGSTNGFRGGYEGYRPPFSNAPSSGYGQTQFNTSRDYSNNTYQREGYQQNYKRGAAQGPRGLSRGNAQAMRS, encoded by the exons ATGCCTTCAGCGATGGTTGGCAACAATGCTGTGCAGTCTGCCATTCCAGACCTGGGTAATGGAAGTAATTCTGAGGCCATGAAACAGGTTCTTGCTGTAATTGACAAGAAGGTTCGCaacatggaaaagaaaaag TCCAAACTGGACGACTGTCAAGCAAGGAAGAGTAAGGGAGAACAACTGAATCAGGATCAACTG GATTCTTTGACGAAGTACCAAGAGATCACCTACAACCTTGACTTTGCTCGAGAATTGCAGAAAAGCTTCATGGCATTGGGCCAAGAG ATTCAAAAGGCAGTGAAGAAGACTGTGAGACGGGAGCAGCTGCAGCGGGAGGAGATGGAACAACAGCGGCTGAAGACGGTTTTGGAGCTTCAGTTTTTACTGGACCAGTTGGGAGATGAGAGTGTCAGG ATGGACCTTAAACGGCCGGATGCTACTGGTTCCCCGTTGCTCTCTGACGCTGACCTCACATCCCTTGATGAGCTGTACAAACTGGTGGGACCTGATAGGAACTATGACATCAG GTTGACTGACCAATATGAAGAGGCTTCAGTACACTTGTGGGAACTGCTTGAGGGCAGAGACAAGGCGGTGGCAGGGACCACAT ACAAGTCACTGAAGGACACTCTGGACAAAGTCCTGCTGAGTGGTTACTTTGACAGAGCACAATCTCATCAGAATGGGACGtgcgaggaggaagaggaacaaGAGGAGCAGACTGTGGTGGCAGAGTCTAATGCTGGGATGCAGCCATCAGTACCTG AAGTAACAGCTACTGAAAAATACACAGAGCCAATTCAAGTGGAAACCACAGAG tttgtaaaCAGACAGTTCATTCCAGAAACTTCGTACAGCAGTACAGACCAAGACCAAGTGGAGGAGTGGACAGTGGAGGCTCAG ATGGTTAATTCCCTACAGCACCAGCCCCCTGCCCAACTGGCTTCAGAACCAACCGTTACTGTAAACCATGGCAGTCCCCCTCCAGGTGCCGACCCAGTGGTTAGGAAGCAGGTAGTGCAAGACCTTATGGCCCAAATGCAAGGGACGTACAACTTCATGCAG GACTCTATTTTGGAGTTTGACGGCCAGGCACTGGACCCAGCCATCGTGGCTGCCCAGCCGATGAAGCCTGTGCAGACTGTTGACCTGCAGCAGATGGGCTGCCCTTCAA CCCTCTCAGAGTCTAGACTTCCTCAAACAAGTTCAGTGTCTGCACCACAGGAATCCTCACAA GCCTCGATGTGTGTGTCGTCTGAGCAGTCCCCCTCCCCATGTTCCCTGTCTTCTGCTTTCCCACCTGTCTCCAAACCCACCCACACTGGAGGCATCAATGTCAACGCCGCACCCTTCCAGTCAGTGCAAGCG GTATTTAATCTGAATGCACCTGTACCTCCAGCCACTGATGGCCAGGCAGATCCTCTGAAGCAGCCCAGCCAGTTCCCTGGGGGCTATGGACAGGGCTTTAGCAGCCAGTCTGAGAGTACTGTCGTCCAGCCTGACATCCCACAGGAGACATTACAGTCAG TCGTCGGTGCGTTTCAGCCCCAAGACCAGGTCATGCCCTCAGCAGGAGGCCATGAAGAGTCCTCTCCTGGCGCAGGGTTTGGACAGTCGGGCCAGTCCTTTTACAACAGCAGGGCTGTGCCCAGGGGGGGACCCAGGAACAGCCGTGGCATGATGAACGGATACCGGGGATCCACCAATGGATTTAGAG GGGGATATGAAGGCTATCGCCCTCCTTTCTCAAATGCTCCCAGCAGTGGTTATGGTCAAACCCAATTTAATACATCTCGGGACTATTCCAATAACACCTACCAGCGG